Part of the candidate division WOR-3 bacterium genome is shown below.
GATGGAGGGGAAAAGGCAGCAAGAAAAACTTATGAAATTTTAAAAAAGGAAGGTTTCATAGTTTCAGGTTTAAAAGGAACCTTTGATACTTTTAGAATTAAAAATTTAAAAGTTGGTTTTATTGCCTATTCAGTTTATGATTACACAAACAATTTATTGAGGGAAGAGGATTTAAAGTTATTAGAAGTTTTAGCAAAAAAAACTGATATTTTAATTGTATCAATTCATGCAGGAACAGAAGGTGATTCTGCAATGCATGTAAAAGATAAGTTTGAATACTTTTATGGTGAAAAAAGGGGGAATGTAAAAAAATTAGCAAGGTATTTAGTTGATATAGGTTCTGATATAGTATTTGGTCATGGTCCACATGTTATAAGGGGTATTGAGATTTATAAGGAAAGAATAATTGCTTATTCACTTTCTAATTTTGCCTGTTTCTGGGGATTAAATCTTTTCTATCCGAGAAATATATCATTTATATTAAAGGTGAAAGTAAATTCAGTTGGGGAATTTATTGAGGGGGAAATAGTTCCATTAATATTAAATCCACCTGGTATTCCTGAATATGATGAAAAGGAAAGGGCTTTAAAAATTTTAGAAAAACTTATAAAAGAGGATAAATTAGAAAATGTAAAAATAGAAGGGACAAAAATTTTAAAGTTTTAATTTGGAATAATTTTATAATATTACTCTATAACATTTTACATTTTCTTTTATCCCTTTAATTTTCATATATCCTATTTCTTCTATTTTTATTATTGATGGGAGTTTATTTTTTGTACTTTCATCAATTATAATTTCATTGTCAAGAGCTAATTCTTCAAATCTGGAGGCGAGATTTACGGCTTTACCTATTGCAGTGTAGTCTAATCTTGTCTTTGAGCCTATATTACCTACAACTACATCTCCAGTTGAAATTCCTATTTTTACTCTAATACCAAAACCAAACTCTTTTTCAAATTCCTCATTTTTCATTAATATATTTTTTATCAAATCAATTGCTGACTTAACCGCTTCTTCAGCAGCATTAATTGAAACATAAGGAACTCCAAATAAAGCCATTACACAATCTCCTATAAACTTATCAATTACACCATTATATTTAAATATTGACTCTGTTGCAATATTAAAATATTTATTTAAGTAAGAAACAAGTTTTTCTGGTGAAAATTTTTCACTTAAAGAAGTGAAATTACTTATATCTGCAAACATTATACTAATTTCTCTTTTTATTGTTTCAGCTGAAAGAGTGCTTTTACCCTGAGCTATTAATTGATTTGCTAAATGAGTTGGTAAATATCTCATAGCAAATAATTTAATCTCTGTTTCTTTAATAATTTCTTCTTTATAATGCTTGAGAGTTTTAATCATTTCGTTAAAAGAATTAGCAAGCTCTCCAATCTCATTTTTTGCCCTTACATTAACTTGATATCCAAAATCTCTGGAAATTATTCTTTTGATGCCTAAATTTAGCTCTTCTATAGGTTTTGTTAAATATCTTGAAGATAAAATTCCAAATATTATACTAAGAAAAAGAAATATAAAACCTGTTAAAGATGAAAATGTATATAATCTTCTTAAGCTTGCATAAACTATTTCATGGGGCTGAGAAACTACTATTCCCCACTCAAGAGAAGGTAAGGTTGTAAAAGTTCCAAGTAGTTTTCTATTTTTATAATCAATATAATTTTGAGAAAAAGCTATATCAAATTTTAAAATTTCTTTGGAATTCTCAAAATTTTTAAAAAAACCAATTTCCTTTAATTTTTTTTTCTCTTTTACAAATTTAATTTCTGGATGCGCAATAACATTTCCATTTTTATCCAAAATAAAAATAAGGTCATAAATATTAAATCTCCGAAAAGAAAGTTCTTTCAAATAAGAAGAAAGATAGGAAAGAGAAAATCCAGCAGATAAATATCCAATTAACCTATTATCAGACGTTTTCCACTTTTTAATTGCTTCAAGAACTGGGAAGGAATCTTTTTCTGAATAATATAGACTATAAAAAGTTGAATCTGAACGAATTATTTTTATTTTATCGGTTATGTCTTTTAAAATACCGTATTTAGGAGAAGAAAATTGATCAATAAGTCTACCGTTTACATCATAAATACCAATATAATTAATGTTGGGTTCAAAAGAAAGATAAATCTTAACATATTCAATTTTTTTTTCAATATTTAAAGCATTATCATTAAATATATCAATCACATAATTTAAAGCTTCTTCAATTATTTCAGTTTTTTGAAATAAATCTTTTTTTATCTCATCTGAAATAGCAACTGCATACTCTTTTGCTGAAAGAGTCAGGGAATCTGTATTTATCTTTGCAAGAATCAAAGTCAAAAAGAAAGTGGTAAAAAAAACTATAAGAGAAAAAGTAAAGGCAATTTCATTTCTAATTTTTCTCTTTATCATTTAAAAATTACATTCTAATTTCAAGGGCAATACCCAGAATACTATACAGATGCTTTTTATTTCTCATAAAAAAATATTTATCTGAAGAATTGCTGAAATATATACTTTTTGTATATAAAGTCAAAAAAGAATTTTTAGATATCTGTAAATTAAAACCAAACTCAAATTCCGCGGAAGGATCAAAAAACTTCGTCCATCTTTCACCAGCTTGTGCAATAGTATTTTCATTCAAGATATTTTTCCACCATGTTCCACCAATCCCAATCTTAAAAAAAGGAACAAAATTAGAGGAACCAAAATCTAATCTTAAACCGCAACTCCCTGTAATAACTTTGGTTACAAAAATTGAATCATAATCTGCACTGCCAGCAATATATTTTTTCTTTTCAATTGAACCAAGACCAATATCAAAATA
Proteins encoded:
- a CDS encoding CapA family protein; translated protein: MVDTLFLTIALMGDLVLGNVLKDRIPPDSGFILFKKVKNFIEESDLSFANFEGVFNIDVTDRNKEYRFLFPLSSLRGLKKSGIKGFSIANNHIYDGGEKAARKTYEILKKEGFIVSGLKGTFDTFRIKNLKVGFIAYSVYDYTNNLLREEDLKLLEVLAKKTDILIVSIHAGTEGDSAMHVKDKFEYFYGEKRGNVKKLARYLVDIGSDIVFGHGPHVIRGIEIYKERIIAYSLSNFACFWGLNLFYPRNISFILKVKVNSVGEFIEGEIVPLILNPPGIPEYDEKERALKILEKLIKEDKLENVKIEGTKILKF
- a CDS encoding adenylate/guanylate cyclase domain-containing protein, with the protein product MIKRKIRNEIAFTFSLIVFFTTFFLTLILAKINTDSLTLSAKEYAVAISDEIKKDLFQKTEIIEEALNYVIDIFNDNALNIEKKIEYVKIYLSFEPNINYIGIYDVNGRLIDQFSSPKYGILKDITDKIKIIRSDSTFYSLYYSEKDSFPVLEAIKKWKTSDNRLIGYLSAGFSLSYLSSYLKELSFRRFNIYDLIFILDKNGNVIAHPEIKFVKEKKKLKEIGFFKNFENSKEILKFDIAFSQNYIDYKNRKLLGTFTTLPSLEWGIVVSQPHEIVYASLRRLYTFSSLTGFIFLFLSIIFGILSSRYLTKPIEELNLGIKRIISRDFGYQVNVRAKNEIGELANSFNEMIKTLKHYKEEIIKETEIKLFAMRYLPTHLANQLIAQGKSTLSAETIKREISIMFADISNFTSLSEKFSPEKLVSYLNKYFNIATESIFKYNGVIDKFIGDCVMALFGVPYVSINAAEEAVKSAIDLIKNILMKNEEFEKEFGFGIRVKIGISTGDVVVGNIGSKTRLDYTAIGKAVNLASRFEELALDNEIIIDESTKNKLPSIIKIEEIGYMKIKGIKENVKCYRVIL